The nucleotide window GCGAGGGCGCCGTCGCGGCCGGTGCCGAGCTTGGCGGCGATGGGCCCGTCGGCGAACATCGACATCTCTTCGTTGAGCGTCAGGTCACGCGTCTCGTCCGGCGGTCCGAGCGCGGAGATTGGCGGCAGCGTGACCGGGATCTGCCCCGGGTTGCCCTGGTCGGTGAGCTCGACCACCCTGAACTTCATCACCTGGCCGGTGGTGTTCGGATCGGCGAGCTCTTCCGGGTCGATGGGCAGGCCCCGGAACGGGGCATCGGGGCCGACGTTCTGCAGTATGATCTCGTCTCCCGGCTGGAAGGCCGAGAAGTCGACAATGACGTCGGCGCGCTCGGCGGGCGCCATCAGTAGCTCGTTCAGCACGACGGGCGCGCCGGGGAGGAGTCCGCCCTCGCTGCCGATCTGATGGAACTGCAGGGGCTCGCTGAACTTGAGAATCAGAAAGCGCGAGCTGGCGCCGTTGAGAAAGCGAAAACGGTAGAGTCTGGGTTCGACGTCCAGGTAGGGCCAGGTCTTCCCGTTGACGACGATCGTGTTGCCGAAGAACTCCGGGTTCCAGACGGGTGGAATGTCGCCATCGGGAATGTAGGGGCCCGTGATGCCGTCGAAGAACTCGCGGCTGTCGGGGTAGAAGAGCGAGCCGTCGGCCTTAAACGAGCGGTCCTGAACGACTATCGGTATCTCATAGTACCTCGTGCCCGGCGGGTCGCCCAGCCTAGGAGCGGGACCCGGCAGGTCGAGCGCATCTTCAACGTCGTCGCGGATGATCCAAAACCCGGCGAGGCCGGCGTATACGTTGAGCCGCGTAATCCCGAGGGCGTGGTCGTGGTACCAGAGGGTGGCGGCCCGCTGGTCGTTACGATATTCGAACCAGGCCGAGCCGGGAGGCGCGTTCTTCACTGAGCCGTAGTGCGAGCCTTCCGTGTAGTAGCCGGCGGGAATGTTCTTCGCATTGGGCAGGTACCAGGCTTCAGGGTAGCCGTCGCTGACAGGGTCGACGTGGGCGCCGTGAACGTGTGTAACGATGGGCACCGGCCCCGTGTACAGCTCAGGGTTCTCGGTGC belongs to Dehalococcoidia bacterium and includes:
- a CDS encoding multicopper oxidase; translated protein: MIATSRLTRFVVLALALAAVVLFAGTSVASPPARAVAQAMPTLDPHDIPKYQEPLTIPPVMPPAASTPVFDMYRIAIKQFEQQILPAGFPSTTVWGYGAATRPGPGLPHSTFNFPAFTVETRTNHPILVQWINDLVDQRQNFLPHLLPVDQTLHWANPPGPPDSSTENPELYTGPVPIVTHVHGAHVDPVSDGYPEAWYLPNAKNIPAGYYTEGSHYGSVKNAPPGSAWFEYRNDQRAATLWYHDHALGITRLNVYAGLAGFWIIRDDVEDALDLPGPAPRLGDPPGTRYYEIPIVVQDRSFKADGSLFYPDSREFFDGITGPYIPDGDIPPVWNPEFFGNTIVVNGKTWPYLDVEPRLYRFRFLNGASSRFLILKFSEPLQFHQIGSEGGLLPGAPVVLNELLMAPAERADVIVDFSAFQPGDEIILQNVGPDAPFRGLPIDPEELADPNTTGQVMKFRVVELTDQGNPGQIPVTLPPISALGPPDETRDLTLNEEMSMFADGPIAAKLGTGRDGALAWMDEITENPALNSTEVWRLINLTEDAHPIHLHQVMFRVLDRIPIDAEAYAAAQEAYIAGGKAGDPPDPLDFATGAATPPEAWETGWKDTVIALPGWVTRITARFDIAGLYVWHCHILEHEDNEMMRPYFVGAMP